The segment AAAATAAAATTTTATGAAAATATTAGTTTTGGATAATTACGATTCATTCACTTATAATCTGGTACATATGGTGAATGACCTGGGATATACGGATGTGGATGTGATCCGGAATGACCGGATTTCATTGGAAGAAGTGGATCGTTATGATAAAATCATCCTTTCTCCCGGTCCGGGAATTCCCTCCGAAGCCGGGATCATGCTCGACCTGATACGGAAATATGCTCCTACCAAGAGTATTCTGGGGATCTGTCTGGGTGAACAGGCCATAGGTGAGGCATTCGGTGCCGGATTGGAAAACCTTTCCGTAGTATACCACGGTGTGGAAAGTTCTGTGGTCATCAAAGAAGAGGATGTCCTGTTTTTGGGACTTGAAGGTCATTTCAAGGCGGGACGGTATCACTCATGGATAGTCAGCGAAGAGAATTTTCCGGAAGAACTTTGTATTACCGCGATGGACAGTGAAGGCCAGATCATGGCTATCAGCCATAAAGAGTATGATGTACGCGGAGTACAATTCCATCCCGAATCGGTGCTTACTCCGGAAGGGAAAAAGATGATGTGTAACTGGTTAAAATCATAAAAAGACGATCATGAAGAAATTATTATACAGGCTTTTCGAACACCAGAACCTGGACCGCAACGAATCGCGCGAGGTACTCATCCGTATGGTTCACGGCGAATATAATGAAAGTCAGATAGCTGCTTTTATCACGGTTTATCTGATGCGCAGCATTACGATCGATGAATTGTCCGGTTTCCGTGATGCATTGCTCGAAATGCGTGTTCCGGTTGACTTGTCGGAATACAATGCGATAGATATTGTCGGTACGGGCGGAGACAACAAGAATACGTTCAATATTTCCACGGCAGCTTGTTTTACAGTTGCCGGAGCTGGTTATCATGTGATAAAACATGGAAATTACGGATCGACCTCTGTGAGCGGGGCATCTAATGTAATTGAACAGCATGGGGTAAAATTCACACAGGATGTGGATGTGATGCGTCGTTCGCTGGATGCATGTAATATTGCTTACCTGCATGCGCAGTTTTTCAATCCGGCCCTTAAAATTGTTGCCCCGGTACGCCGCGACCTGGGCGTAAGGACATTCTTTAACATGCTGGGGCCACTTGTCAATCCTACATTACCCCGTCGGCAAATGCTCGGTGTATATAATTTAAAGCTCGCCCGACTTTATTACTATCTTTATCAGCAGACGGGTATAAACTTTACGATCGTCAATTCCCTTGACGGATATGATGAAATATCATTGACCTCCGATTTCAAAGTGTTTTCAAATGCTGAAGAGACGATTTATTCCCCTGAACATTTTGGATTTGTGCGGGCAAAAGAAAAAGATCTTTATGGTGGTGAAACAGTGGAAGAAGCATCGGGCATATTCGACCGTGTTCTCTCAGATAGAGCCACCACTCCTCAGAAAAATGCAGTAGTTGCCAATGCGGCATTTGCTATACGTACGATTGATCCGTCTTTGTCTTTAGAAGATGCAATAAAACAGGCGTATGAGTCAATTGAGAGTCAAAAGGCATTGCAGGCATTTAAAAAATTTGTCGAAATAAATTCTTAATGATGAATATACTCGATCATATATTAAAAACCAAAAAGGCAGAGATAGATACGGCAAAATCCATCCGGACTTTTAATGACATACAGCATGAAGCATGTTTGGTCACTCGTAGTGTGGTTTCCTTTTCCGAAGCGTTGAATTCTTCCCGAACTGGGGTTATAGCCGAATTCAAGCGTAAATCGCCTTCAAAAGGTTTTATTAAAAAAGACGCAGATCCGGGTAAGATCATTAAAGGTTATTCTGAAAACGGAGCAACAGCAATATCCGTGCTGACGGATAAGTATTATTTTTCCGGGTCATTGTACGATCTGGCAGAAGCGCGGAAGATAACCGGAATACCTTTGCTACGCAAGGATTTCATTATTGATCCTTATCAGGTATGTGAAGCACGTATTGCCGGAGCAGATGTCATTCTGCTTATCGCAGCAGCGTTAACCCCTTTTCAGTGTGCCGATCTTGCCGGATTTGCAGCATCTCTTGGGTTGGAGGTTTTGCTTGAATTACATGATGAATCGGAACTCGGTCATATCAATCCGGATGTCAATGTTATCGGTATCAACAACCGTAATCTGGCCACATTTATCACTGATACCGATGTGTCCCGGAAAATGGCAGGTCTTTTACCTACG is part of the Bacteroidales bacterium genome and harbors:
- a CDS encoding aminodeoxychorismate/anthranilate synthase component II → MKILVLDNYDSFTYNLVHMVNDLGYTDVDVIRNDRISLEEVDRYDKIILSPGPGIPSEAGIMLDLIRKYAPTKSILGICLGEQAIGEAFGAGLENLSVVYHGVESSVVIKEEDVLFLGLEGHFKAGRYHSWIVSEENFPEELCITAMDSEGQIMAISHKEYDVRGVQFHPESVLTPEGKKMMCNWLKS
- the trpD gene encoding anthranilate phosphoribosyltransferase, whose translation is MKKLLYRLFEHQNLDRNESREVLIRMVHGEYNESQIAAFITVYLMRSITIDELSGFRDALLEMRVPVDLSEYNAIDIVGTGGDNKNTFNISTAACFTVAGAGYHVIKHGNYGSTSVSGASNVIEQHGVKFTQDVDVMRRSLDACNIAYLHAQFFNPALKIVAPVRRDLGVRTFFNMLGPLVNPTLPRRQMLGVYNLKLARLYYYLYQQTGINFTIVNSLDGYDEISLTSDFKVFSNAEETIYSPEHFGFVRAKEKDLYGGETVEEASGIFDRVLSDRATTPQKNAVVANAAFAIRTIDPSLSLEDAIKQAYESIESQKALQAFKKFVEINS
- the trpC gene encoding indole-3-glycerol phosphate synthase TrpC, which gives rise to MMNILDHILKTKKAEIDTAKSIRTFNDIQHEACLVTRSVVSFSEALNSSRTGVIAEFKRKSPSKGFIKKDADPGKIIKGYSENGATAISVLTDKYYFSGSLYDLAEARKITGIPLLRKDFIIDPYQVCEARIAGADVILLIAAALTPFQCADLAGFAASLGLEVLLELHDESELGHINPDVNVIGINNRNLATFITDTDVSRKMAGLLPTDVVRISESGISSPETVSDLRDHGFRGFLMGENFMKQPDPGKALGSFIKDLET